Genomic DNA from Candidatus Koribacter versatilis Ellin345:
ATCACGAATGTGAAACTTGGCACGGTCTCTCAATCTCGCACGCCGCGCGCGACCGCGCAACTACGCGTGCGGATTCACCAGAGGCAGGAAGATGGAGAAGCAGGTCCCGTGACCTGCGCCAGATTGCGACGAGCGCACCCGCATATAGCCGCCATGCTTGTGCACGATCCCGTTCGACACCCACAGCCCCAGGCCGGTTCCCTTCTCCTGCTTGGTGGTGAAGAACGGCTCGAAGATCTGCTTGAGCTTGTTGCGGGGAATGCCCGAACCGGTGTCGCTGATCATGAAGCGCACACCCTCGCGCCCGTTTCGCCAGTCGCGGCCTTTATGGATGTGCAGCCAGATTCTCCCCTTGGTGCCGACCGCCTCCATTGCGTTGAGAATCAAGTTCGAGATCACCTGCCGCATTTCGCCGGCGTGGCCTCGCAGCATGATCTTCGCCTGGTAGCGACGGACCACTTCAATTTCGGCGGCCTTCAGTTTGCGCTCCATCACACCCAGCACGCCTTCGGCGACGTCGGAAAGGCTGAATTCGCCGGCGTTGCTCGACTGCCGATAAAACCCGAGCGTCTGCTTCGAGATGTGGGTCACGCGCGACAGTTCCGCCTGCGCCATGTCCACGTAGCGCCGCGTGTCGTTGTCGAGGCTGGGCGATACGCTGATCAGGTAAACGAGGTTGGTAATCGCCTCCAGCGGATTATTGATCTCGTGCGCGATGGTCGCAGCCATGCGGCCGGTGCTCGCCAGCTTCTCGGTCGCGCGCAGTGCTTCTTCTGAACGCTTGCGTTCACCGATGTCGCGGAACGATACGACGACGCCTTCGACCTCACCGCCGACTGCATACGGCGATGCCGTGTATTCGATGGTCAGCGGGTATCCGTCTTTTCGGACAAAAACCGACTCCAGCGTTCCCTTCAGATCTCCGGAAAACTTCGCAACCGGGCACGATTGCTTTGCGCATGACGACAAATTGCGGTGCACCAGGTCGTGAAAGCGGAAACCGCGGATGGTCTCGCTCGGATAACCCAGCAACCGCTCCGCTGCGCTGTTCGCGTAACAGATGCATCCGTCGCGGTCCATGCGCAACAAGCCTTCCGCGAGACTGTGCAGCACCGCATGAAGTTCCGCCCGCGCTGCTTCAATCTCTGACGTTTGCCGCGCGGCGCGGTCTTCGGCGGCGCGCATCCGCAGCATCGCCCTCACATTCGCCAACAACTCAGGGCCTTCCAGCGGAGGCGTGAGGTATCCGTCCGCTCCGCCTTCCAGGCCCATCACTTTGTGGCGGGGCGAAACATACGATGCGGACATCTGCAGGATTGGAATGGAACGTGTTGCCGGATCGCTCTTGATGCGGCGACAGACCTCGTAGCCATCCAGATCGGGGAGGCCGACATCGAGCAGGATGAGATCAGGGCGCGCCGATGCTTTCTGCAGCGCCTCTTCTCCGCTGGTGGCTTCTTCCACCCTGTACCCACCGGTCCGGAGCACCCGGCTGAGCGCGTAGCGCTGCGCGTCGGTGTCGTCAACGAGAAGGATGGTTGCGGCTTCCTGCAACTATACCTCCCGCCGACCGGCGATCATGTCCAGGCCTGCTTTTGCCATCGCATCATAAATTGCGCGCAGCGAGTCGTCCCGCGAAGAACTCTCTTTGGAGATGATTGCCACCGCGTTCATCAGGAGTCTTTCTCGCTCGTCGTCGTCCAGTGCTTTCGAGGTGTGGATGATGACGGGAATCGGCGCTGTCGTCGGATTTGCCTTCAGCTGCTGCAGGGTCTCTTCTCCCAGCATGCCGGGCATAATCAAGTCCAGGAAGATCGCCGCAGGACGACGGCTCTCCGCCAACTGCAGCCCCGATTCTCCACCTGTCGCTTCCATCACTCTAAAGTTCGATGCACGTAACAGGTTTCGGAGAACGTATCGCGATATCTCTTCATCGTCGATTATCAGTACTAAAGGAGATGCCTCCCGCAGCGCCGAAGCCGCAGCTGTACCCGATTCGTGCAGCTTCTCCATCGAATCGGAGTAGACCCGCGGAATGATTGCGGAAAACACCGAGCCTTTGCCCGTCTCACTCTCCAGAGATACGCTCCCGCCTAGTAGTTCGGCGAACTTCTTGGTGAGCGGCAGCCCGAGTCCGGTGCCCTTGTTCCGGCGCTGCAGCGCGTTTTCAATCTGCGTGAACTCCTCGAAGACGCGTACCTGGTCAGATTTCGCGATTCCGATACCGCTATCACGCACTGAGAAGATCACGGTATCGTGCTGACCCAATCGTGCCGTGACTGCGACTTCCCCGCCCTGCGTGAACTTCAGCGCATTCGAGATGAAGTTGCGCAGGATCTGGGAGACCTTGCTCTCGTCGGTCCAGAGCACGCCGATCTCCGGCGCGTCTTCAAAGGTCAACGAGACTTCCGGGTTCGTGAGCAGCGGCCGCAGCATGCCGCGCAAGGCGCCGAAGAGCGCGTTCACGCGGAATTCGTTCGGGTACACCGTCACTTTGCCCGCTTCAATCTTCGCG
This window encodes:
- a CDS encoding ATP-binding response regulator; amino-acid sequence: MQEAATILLVDDTDAQRYALSRVLRTGGYRVEEATSGEEALQKASARPDLILLDVGLPDLDGYEVCRRIKSDPATRSIPILQMSASYVSPRHKVMGLEGGADGYLTPPLEGPELLANVRAMLRMRAAEDRAARQTSEIEAARAELHAVLHSLAEGLLRMDRDGCICYANSAAERLLGYPSETIRGFRFHDLVHRNLSSCAKQSCPVAKFSGDLKGTLESVFVRKDGYPLTIEYTASPYAVGGEVEGVVVSFRDIGERKRSEEALRATEKLASTGRMAATIAHEINNPLEAITNLVYLISVSPSLDNDTRRYVDMAQAELSRVTHISKQTLGFYRQSSNAGEFSLSDVAEGVLGVMERKLKAAEIEVVRRYQAKIMLRGHAGEMRQVISNLILNAMEAVGTKGRIWLHIHKGRDWRNGREGVRFMISDTGSGIPRNKLKQIFEPFFTTKQEKGTGLGLWVSNGIVHKHGGYMRVRSSQSGAGHGTCFSIFLPLVNPHA
- a CDS encoding ATP-binding protein, translated to MSTRLYSLPLHHEDDVVQARQIAREIGTLLNFDPQDQVRIATATSELARNAFRYAGGGEVYFDLAPGLGHLDQPQSLVVEVVDQGPGIEDLQRILRGRYVLNTGLGMGLIGTRRLMDEFDIESTPGKGTRVRVSKRLSARRLFKEAEVRAVLDKLKSEKPKNLLNELEEQNRELMAAMEQLRQKNAELDHLNHELDDTNRGVVALYAELDERAGFLQRTSELKTRFLSNMSHEFRTPLNSIISLSQLLLDRVDGDLGSEQEKQVTYIRRSADTLLELVNDLLDLAKIEAGKVTVYPNEFRVNALFGALRGMLRPLLTNPEVSLTFEDAPEIGVLWTDESKVSQILRNFISNALKFTQGGEVAVTARLGQHDTVIFSVRDSGIGIAKSDQVRVFEEFTQIENALQRRNKGTGLGLPLTKKFAELLGGSVSLESETGKGSVFSAIIPRVYSDSMEKLHESGTAAASALREASPLVLIIDDEEISRYVLRNLLRASNFRVMEATGGESGLQLAESRRPAAIFLDLIMPGMLGEETLQQLKANPTTAPIPVIIHTSKALDDDERERLLMNAVAIISKESSSRDDSLRAIYDAMAKAGLDMIAGRREV